Within the Pseudomonas fulva genome, the region TGTGCTGCAGCTGTTCTTTCACGTCTTCGTGGTCGCCGGGCAGATCCTGGCGATGCAGATGGGCCTGGGTTTCGCCTCCATGGTCGACCCCGCCAACGGCATTTCGGTACCCGTGATCGGCCAGTATTTCACCATGCTGGTGACCCTGCTGTTCCTGGCCATGAACGGCCATCTGGTGGTGTTCGAGGTGCTCGCCGAGAGCTTCGTGACCCTGCCGCCGGGCTCCGGTCTGCAGGTCGAGCATTACTGGGAGATCGCCACCAAGCTCGGCTGGGTGATGGGCGCCGCGCTGATCCTGGTGTTGCCGGCGGTCACCGCGCTGCTGGTGGTGAACATCGCCTTTGGCGTGATGACCCGGGCGGCGCCGCAACTGAACATCTTCTCCATCGGTTTTCCGCTCACCCTGGTGCTGGGTATGGTGATCGTGTGGATTTCTCTGGCTGACATCCTGGCGCATTACCAGGCCCTCGCGACCGAGGCCCTGATCATGCTGCGTGAACTGGCGAGGGCGAGCTGATGGCCGAGTCGGATAGCGGTGCCGATAAAAGTGAGGAACCCACGGAGAAACGCCGCCGCGAATCCCGTGAAAAAGGCCAGATCGCGCGTTCACGCGAGCTCAACACCTTTGCCATCATGCTGGCGGGGACCGGCGGGTTGCTGGCCACCGGCGGGTCGATCGGCAACGCCATGCTGGAGATGATGCGCGGCAATTTCTCCCTGTCGCGCGAGGTGCTGATGGACGAGCGCAGCATGGCCCTGTGGCTGGCCGCCTCCGGGCAGCTGGCGCTCGAGGCGCTGCTGCCACTGCTTGTGGTTTTGCTG harbors:
- the fliR gene encoding flagellar biosynthetic protein FliR; the protein is MFELSDAQIGSWVSSFLLPLFRIAALLMVMPIIGTQLVPTRVRLYLALAISVVVVPTLPPMPQVDSISLQAFMLIAQEILIGVMLGFVLQLFFHVFVVAGQILAMQMGLGFASMVDPANGISVPVIGQYFTMLVTLLFLAMNGHLVVFEVLAESFVTLPPGSGLQVEHYWEIATKLGWVMGAALILVLPAVTALLVVNIAFGVMTRAAPQLNIFSIGFPLTLVLGMVIVWISLADILAHYQALATEALIMLRELARAS